The Cherax quadricarinatus isolate ZL_2023a chromosome 53, ASM3850222v1, whole genome shotgun sequence genome includes a region encoding these proteins:
- the LOC138854248 gene encoding uncharacterized protein yields the protein MINSIEDLDHNPPKRRKVTEQYLTDKEMLIAMEDFERKEATKDEEKYLSLMKGNITKDFSGSDKILLVQQANCCAVKLKKGGLADALSQVLPLSNPYLFRSPGCHKANLASEVTRDKFGSIKFVNNGKNNPMIVNMFAQYAMGPPHKYYMNCKVDKAYYNTCKYLDTKKGREIIFKECMNDLVKWLLTDPNGIIMEKVVFPEGIGCASAGGDWHAYLKIIHDFAKELKKRRRNAVIIVKYDK from the exons ATGATTAATTCGATAGAAGACCTTGATCACAACCCTCCAAAACGAAGGAAGGTGACTGAACAATATCTCACCGATAAAGAAATGCTTATAGCAATGGAAGATTTTGAAC gtaaagaagcaacaaaagatgaagaaaaatatCTTTCGTTAATGAAAGGTAATATTACAAAAGATTTTAGTGGCAGTGATAAAATTCTTTTAGTACAACAAGCAAATTGTTGTGCTGTTAAATTGAAAAAGGGAGGTCTTGCTGATGCTTTAAGTCAGGTTTTACCACTTAGCAATCCATATTTATTTAGATCACCTGGATGTCATAAAGCAAATCTAGCTAGTGAAGTCACTCGTGATAAATTTGGGAgcataaaatttgtaaataatggaaaaaataaccCCATGATTGTCAATATGTTCGCACAGTATGCGATGGGACCTCCACATAAGTATTATATGAACTGTAAAGTTGATAAGGCCTACTataatacatgcaaatatttagatacaaagaaaggtcgtgagattatattcaaagagtgcatgaatgatcttgttaagtggttattaacagatcccaatgggattataatggaaaaagttGTGTTTCCAGAAGGAATTGGATGTGCTTCAGCTGGAGGTGATTGGCATGCATATCTTAAAATCATTCATGATTTtgcaaaggaattaaaaaaacgTCGTAGAAATGCTGTTATTATTGTAAAATATGACAAATGA